The Medicago truncatula cultivar Jemalong A17 chromosome 7, MtrunA17r5.0-ANR, whole genome shotgun sequence genome includes the window AACTAACATTAAGGGGTGGTGGCGCAGTTGGCTAGCGCGTAGGTCTCATAGCTTCTGAGTAATCCTGAGGTCGAGAGTTCGAGCCTCTCTCACCCCACCTACCCTAccctgcattttttttcttcacccccaacaacatttattttttgtttcaattcttCAAACATCGAGTTTATTGTACTTCGATACATTTGTTCCCTTCCCACCTACCCTAccctgcattttttttcttcacccccaacaacatttattttttgtttcaattcttCAAACATCGAGTTTATTGTACTTCGATACATTTGTTCCCTTCCCACTTCTTGTACTTTATAGAATTAAGCGGTGGTGACAAAATTGGCTAGCGCGTAGGTCTCATAGCTTCTGAGTAATCCTGTGGTCGAGAGTTCGAGCCTCTCTCACCCCcaacaacatttttttctttcaattcttcaaACATCAGTTTATTGTACTTCGATATGTTTGTTCCCTTCCCACTTCGTGTACTTTATAGAATTAGTGTCACTTTtaccttcttttttctttaagttACTAGTTTATACTTTATTATAAGTGTTCCCTTCACACTTCATGGCCTTTATAGAATCAGTGCCACttaaccttttttttgtttgtttttaagaataaGTCAGTTGTTACTACTGCATTCAATTCAAGGAAAGGAATCCAACACAACATTTTACAACTTGCCATGTTACTATGTGAGACCCCTCTCAATAAAAATGTTACTGTGAGATACATGTGCGACATTTCCTTCAGATCGGGTCTTAGGATTGGAACACAattttcttatcattttttaccaGACATGagtttgttatggaaatatgcAAGTGGCTTATATCTAATTTCGTATTTCAACTTAAGAGTGGAGAAAATTAACAAATGGACGGTCCAAGTTCTCTTATAGTTACAGACCATATGTTCTAGAACCATTTTTTATTAGACAAACCCTGAATTCCCATTTGCTAATATGCGCACAGTTCCACAAGCAGGTCCTTTAAACAAATATATAACTTGTTACCTTCAGCCATCGTGAAGGGTGATGTCTTGTTAATTCGTTTCAAGGTCCACCAAGTCGTTGTAGTATAGTGGTAAGTATTCCCGCCTGTCACGCGGGTGACCCGGGTTCGATCCCCGGCAACGGCGTAAACCAtatttttgcaattttgataCAACTCTATCCAGTCTATAGTTTTCTTCCCtgatttcttctttcttttagtTATCGATACCGTACAAAAATTTAGTtaccaaaaatttatttatttgaaggatgtcgaaacttctttatttttttgttttattttggaaaCATTAAAATTTAGGGTAAGAGAATGGTACCACAGTCCAAGGCAATGAAGACTTTCAGAGTTCATAAAACATTCACATATGTGTTTGAATTCACATACCTTATTTTCATTCACATAAAACGTTGTTTGTGACATGATGAcaataaaatttgttaatgGATGCTCCACAAACCATGTTGAGGTACATGTGTGACCTAGATGAACTGAACAAGTGTGATGAGGTATGATAGTGTTCAATAATCATCAAATTAGggcaaaaatcttttttttttttttttttttcatttttaagtgtttgtttaggatttttagaaaaatcattttatcaaaaaaatctattttgaccTTAAAATGATAAGTTATTAGGAATTATGATTTGCAATGGatcttgaaaattgtttaaggtcaaaatagatttttaatattaagatCCTTAAAATGTTAATCCTAATAGGAACAATTGTTTAATAATTGACcttaaaaatctatttttaatgtCAGGATCTTGACCTTAAAGTGTTAAGTTATTATGATTTGCAATGGATCTTGACAATTGTTTAATAATTAATACACTGGCGTCTGTGTTAATTGCATAGAATGAGAAATGATTTGTCAGGATTAGAAGCAGAAGTATGCAGGAGTAAAACAGAAAAACAGTGCGTGTCTCCAAGGAATTATACATACTAATTCATCATGGAAAACTAAATTATCATTTGGAATCCTATAAATTTGAAAGTCATGAAAAAAGGGCTTTCTATCACTTTGTTCTCTAGAACAAGAATGACGCTATTGATGAGTACTTATTTATAATCGCAAAGATAATGTTAAGAAGCCAGAGAGAAAATCAATCGATCCCAGTATTTGCATAAATGTCACTCTTAATTCAAAACAACGCAAgtccaaaataaacaaattcaaaattagGTAAAACTGTTATaactgaaattaaattaaacaactgCAACATAATGAATTTAGGAATGATCTTTCAAACAAACTTTCTCTTAAAATATGTTGACAGATCTCAGTTTCCCCTCTTGTACTTCAGTCACCAAGTGTCCCAGACCGTTTGTAAGAGCTTCTGTTGAAGTTAAAGATGCCTTCAATATGCTTAGACACTGCACAGGAGAAACAAAACACGGTAAAAGGAGAAATTGTGTTACAATAGTCATTACACAGAAgctaaaaaaatttgaaaatggatTCTATATAGGCATTACAATCACATACCTCATTAATACCAATGTTGATAACCTTTTCCTTCAAGTCATTAAGAGGAGTTCGAAAATGGTTGATTAAGTTTAAAACTGAAGTTGGAGACGACTCTTTTACAACCAAGTCATCTGTGGCAACGTAGGTTTTTGTTCCCTTCACATAACCatcaaaagatgaaaaaaacaCGACTTTTTTGGTACAATCAAAATAATCTATATTTTTGCAAGTTATGTCATAATCGTCATGACAATAAAACTTTTCACGTGGCTGACGAATTGGTAAAATCTGATTCCTCATATTAAACTGTGGGGCCAAATGAGGATCAACAATTTTGTTCTTGGCTTCTTTTGtcacaaaatatttgttttcatcTAAATCAACTATGCTATGGTACAAAGCATCAATACTTCCCAAAGAACACTTTCCTCCAAACATACGCACAACTCCTCCCAAAGGAAATGTAAGAAAACTTAAAAGCAAGTCTGCAAATTCACGATCCCCTTGAGCGTACAATATTTTCCCATCTGATTTTCTAATAACCAGCTTAATTGTGAATTGAATTGCCTTAGCGTTTTCAACATCACAACCGAAAATCCTTGATGACCATCCAATGGTTGGTTTCATTCTTAAAAACACATCGGTCAAAGTTGACTTAGAAATCAAAGAGCATTTTAGAAGATCCAGTACCTATATAGAATATTAAACTAATCAAACAAAGGaaatattaaagaaataaaaaaagtgctgcatttagaaataaataaagagcACTAAATAGTAAATAGAAAACCTTTTCCTTTGTGACATTGATGATCATTTCTTTTACAAAACAAGTGCACTTTATTCCAAAACTCTGTCGCATACCAAAGCTTGTAAATATCCATTGAGTTCGGCATGACTCTTAGATCATCAGTAATGACAAAAGTTGCACCATCTTTAACAAATCCATTGCAGAATTGTGTTTCCAGACTAATTACATGGGTTTTTCCGAATTACCAACAGTCATCGTCAGGACATTTTGTGGAagtataattatattaaaacatattttttatttatattaaaatataattatattaaacatgaaaataaagaaaca containing:
- the LOC25498594 gene encoding uncharacterized protein, yielding MKPTIGWSSRIFGCDVENAKAIQFTIKLVIRKSDGKILYAQGDREFADLLLSFLTFPLGGVVRMFGGKCSLGSIDALYHSIVDLDENKYFVTKEAKNKIVDPHLAPQFNMRNQILPIRQPREKFYCHDDYDITCKNIDYFDCTKKVVFFSSFDGYVKGTKTYVATDDLVVKESSPTSVLNLINHFRTPLNDLKEKVINIGINECLSILKASLTSTEALTNGLGHLVTEVQEGKLRSVNIF